The nucleotide window GAAGGCGACCTCACCGACGCCTGGTACGCCCTCATCGCCACCGGAGACACCGAGGCGAACACCCGGGCCTCCGCCGAGGCGGAGGCACACCGGGTGTGGTGCGTCCGCTCGGACGACGCCGACGCGGCAACGGCGTGGACCCCGGCCACAGGGACCAGCGAGGGTGTCACTGTCGCGGTCCTCACGACGGAGGCGCGCGGCCGGGACCCCCGCCACACCGCCGCCATCCGCGACGCGGTCGTCGAGGGCCTCCGCGACGGCACGCTCGTCGCCCCGCACCACCGCACCCGCACCCCCGGCGTCGCCCTGGTCGGCGGCGGCCCCGGCGACCCGGACCTCATCACGGTCCGCGGCCGTCGCCTCCTCGCCGAGGCCGACGTCGTCATCGCCGACCGCCTCGGCCCGCGCGACCTCCTCGCCGAACTCCCGCCGCACGTCGAGGTGATCGACGCGGCGAAGATCCCGTACGGCCGTTTCATGGCCCAGGAGGCCATCAACAACGCGCTGATCGAGCACGCGAAGCAGGGCAAGTCGGTCGTGCGTCTCAAGGGCGGCGACCCGTACGTCTTCGGCCGGGGCATGGAGGAACTCCACGCGCTCGCCGAGGCGGGCATCAC belongs to Streptomyces graminofaciens and includes:
- the cobA gene encoding uroporphyrinogen-III C-methyltransferase, whose product is MAESPAYPVGLRLTGRKVVVLGGGQVAQRRLPALIAAGADILLVSPEATPSVEAMADAGEITWQKRPYAEGDLTDAWYALIATGDTEANTRASAEAEAHRVWCVRSDDADAATAWTPATGTSEGVTVAVLTTEARGRDPRHTAAIRDAVVEGLRDGTLVAPHHRTRTPGVALVGGGPGDPDLITVRGRRLLAEADVVIADRLGPRDLLAELPPHVEVIDAAKIPYGRFMAQEAINNALIEHAKQGKSVVRLKGGDPYVFGRGMEELHALAEAGITCTVVPGISSSISVPGAAGIPVTHRGVAHEFTVVSGHVAPDDERSLVDWASLAKLTGTLVILMGVDKIGRIAETLVANGKSPDTPVALIQEGTTAAQRRVDATLATVAETVRTQEVKPPAVIVIGEVVNVGAPPIE